One genomic segment of Amycolatopsis sp. WQ 127309 includes these proteins:
- a CDS encoding zf-HC2 domain-containing protein encodes MNCSDFREALSARIDGEAGSLPDAVVDRHLAGCPHCRAWHDDAVRLRRLLLVREAPQVPDLTERILTEVPAPSAQRWGLRIALALVALVQSGLGFAELLGADVGHAGHGGMMAMAVHLGNESAAWNLAMGFGLLWAALRPATASGLLPALAGFVAVLGLVSGIDLFDGEVTVSRVLSHGLLVAGVGLLYGVRRQHRRTSTPGTGARVEPAAHDDVTLGWEPRAEDGGQARRRRFPHLPASRRRAA; translated from the coding sequence GTGAACTGCTCCGACTTCCGCGAAGCGCTCTCGGCCCGGATCGACGGTGAAGCGGGTTCGCTGCCGGACGCGGTGGTGGACCGCCACCTCGCGGGCTGCCCGCACTGCCGGGCGTGGCACGACGACGCCGTGCGGCTGCGGCGGCTGCTGCTGGTCCGCGAGGCACCGCAGGTGCCCGACCTGACCGAGCGCATCCTCACCGAGGTCCCGGCGCCCTCGGCCCAGCGCTGGGGCCTGCGGATCGCGCTGGCCCTCGTCGCGCTGGTCCAGAGCGGCCTCGGGTTCGCCGAGCTCCTCGGCGCGGACGTCGGCCACGCCGGCCACGGCGGGATGATGGCGATGGCGGTGCACCTCGGCAACGAGAGCGCGGCCTGGAACCTCGCGATGGGCTTCGGCCTGCTCTGGGCGGCGCTGCGCCCGGCGACGGCGTCGGGGCTGCTGCCCGCGCTGGCCGGGTTCGTGGCCGTCCTCGGTCTCGTGTCGGGCATCGACCTCTTCGACGGCGAGGTGACCGTGTCCCGGGTGCTGTCCCACGGCCTGCTCGTGGCCGGGGTCGGGCTCCTCTACGGCGTCCGCCGCCAGCACCGCCGCACGTCGACGCCGGGCACGGGCGCCCGCGTCGAGCCCGCGGCGCACGACGACGTCACGCTCGGCTGGGAACCCCGCGCCGAGGACGGCGGTCAGGCCCGGCGCCGCCGGTTCCCGCACCTGCCGGCCAGCCGTCGCCGCGCGGCCTGA
- a CDS encoding cation-translocating P-type ATPase, with product MTCGSCAARIERKLNRLDGVEASVNYATEKALVRVPPSMTVDDVIQAVEAAGYTAAPPEPPIAVEDAEPLPADALRRRLQLSALLAAPVILLAMVPVLQFPAWQWGSLVLASPVVLWGAWPLHRAAWTNLRHATATMDTLVSMGVAAAYLWSLYALFFGGAGVIGMRHEFALTLYTDHDVDGIYFEVATGVTLFILAGRYFESRSRRRAGAALRALLDLGAKSVSVLRDGREERVPVDRLRVGDHFVVRPGEKIATDGVVVDGASAVDLSLVTGEAVPVEVGVGADVVGATVSMSGRLVVRATRVGTETRLARIAAMVERAQSGKADVQRLADRVSAVFVPIVLGLSVATLGFWLVSGAGTGVAFTAAVAVLIIACPCALGLATPTALLVGTGRGAQLGVLVKGPEMLESTRRVDTVVLDKTGTVTTGKMTLAAVKTVDGVPQDLALQLAGALESASEHPIAVAVTEAARRRFGDVGQVREFRAVAGYGVLGRVDGHRVVVGRPELLQKMSVRVPSALFKVKQRAERAGNTAVLLAWDGFAHAVLVVADTVKPTSAPAVFQLRRLGLTPVLLTGDNEAVAQAIGQEAGITEVIAGVSPEQKVEVIADLKAQGRVVAMIGDGVNDAAALATADLGLAIGTGTDAAIEAADLTLVRGDLMAAVDAIRLSRRTLATIKANLFWALAYNVAALPLAAAGLLNPMIAGAAMAASSCLVVSNSLRLTRFQGTAVGPPVPDPRA from the coding sequence ATGACTTGCGGGTCGTGCGCCGCGCGGATCGAGCGGAAGCTCAACCGGCTCGACGGCGTCGAGGCGAGCGTCAACTACGCGACGGAGAAGGCGCTCGTGCGGGTGCCGCCGTCGATGACGGTCGACGACGTGATCCAGGCGGTCGAAGCGGCCGGCTACACCGCCGCGCCACCGGAACCGCCGATAGCCGTCGAAGACGCCGAGCCGTTGCCGGCCGACGCGCTGCGCCGCCGGCTGCAGCTGTCGGCATTGCTGGCCGCGCCGGTGATCCTGCTGGCGATGGTGCCGGTGCTGCAGTTCCCGGCCTGGCAATGGGGTTCCCTCGTCCTGGCGTCCCCGGTGGTGCTCTGGGGCGCGTGGCCGTTGCACCGCGCGGCCTGGACGAACCTGCGGCACGCCACCGCGACGATGGACACGCTGGTGTCGATGGGCGTCGCCGCGGCGTACCTCTGGTCGCTCTACGCGTTGTTCTTCGGCGGCGCCGGGGTCATCGGCATGCGCCACGAGTTCGCGCTCACCCTCTACACCGACCACGACGTCGACGGCATCTACTTCGAGGTCGCCACCGGCGTCACGCTGTTCATCCTGGCGGGCCGCTACTTCGAGTCCCGGTCGCGACGCCGGGCCGGGGCGGCGCTGCGGGCGCTGCTCGACCTCGGCGCCAAGTCCGTCTCCGTGCTGCGCGACGGCCGCGAGGAGCGCGTCCCGGTCGACCGGCTGCGCGTCGGTGACCACTTCGTGGTCCGGCCGGGGGAGAAGATCGCGACCGACGGCGTGGTCGTCGACGGCGCGTCCGCGGTCGACCTCAGCCTGGTCACCGGGGAAGCCGTCCCGGTCGAGGTCGGTGTCGGTGCCGACGTGGTCGGTGCGACGGTCAGCATGAGCGGACGGCTCGTCGTGCGGGCCACCCGCGTCGGCACCGAGACGCGGCTCGCGCGCATCGCCGCGATGGTGGAACGCGCCCAGAGCGGCAAGGCCGACGTGCAGCGGCTCGCCGACCGCGTGTCCGCGGTGTTCGTGCCGATCGTGCTGGGTCTTTCCGTGGCCACGCTGGGGTTCTGGCTCGTCTCCGGCGCCGGGACCGGGGTCGCGTTCACCGCCGCGGTCGCCGTGCTGATCATCGCCTGCCCGTGCGCGTTGGGGCTGGCGACGCCGACGGCGCTGCTGGTGGGCACCGGCCGCGGCGCCCAGCTCGGGGTGCTGGTCAAGGGCCCGGAGATGCTGGAGTCGACGCGACGGGTCGACACCGTCGTGCTCGACAAGACCGGCACGGTGACCACCGGCAAGATGACCCTGGCCGCGGTGAAGACCGTCGACGGCGTGCCGCAGGACCTGGCCCTGCAGCTGGCCGGCGCGCTGGAAAGCGCGTCGGAGCACCCGATCGCGGTCGCGGTCACCGAAGCGGCCCGCCGTCGCTTCGGCGACGTCGGCCAGGTGCGGGAGTTCCGGGCCGTCGCGGGGTACGGCGTGCTCGGGCGGGTGGACGGCCACCGCGTCGTCGTCGGCCGGCCCGAGCTGCTGCAGAAGATGTCGGTGCGGGTGCCGTCGGCGCTGTTCAAGGTGAAGCAGCGGGCCGAGCGGGCCGGGAACACCGCGGTCCTGCTGGCGTGGGACGGTTTCGCGCACGCGGTGCTGGTGGTGGCCGACACGGTCAAGCCGACGTCGGCCCCGGCGGTCTTCCAGCTGCGCCGCCTCGGCTTGACGCCGGTGCTGCTGACCGGCGACAACGAGGCCGTCGCGCAGGCGATCGGCCAGGAAGCCGGCATCACCGAGGTGATCGCCGGGGTGTCGCCGGAGCAGAAGGTCGAGGTGATCGCCGACCTGAAGGCGCAGGGCCGGGTCGTCGCGATGATCGGCGACGGCGTCAACGACGCCGCCGCGCTCGCGACGGCGGATCTCGGCCTGGCGATCGGCACCGGCACGGACGCGGCGATCGAGGCCGCGGACCTGACGTTGGTCCGCGGTGACCTGATGGCCGCGGTCGACGCGATCCGGCTGTCCCGCCGCACGCTGGCGACGATCAAGGCGAACCTGTTCTGGGCCCTGGCCTACAACGTGGCGGCGCTGCCGCTGGCGGCGGCGGGCCTGCTGAACCCGATGATCGCGGGTGCGGCGATGGCCGCGTCGAGCTGCCTGGTCGTGTCGAACAGCCTGCGGTTGACGCGGTTCCAGGGCACCGCGGTGGGGCCACCGGTACCCGATCCGAGGGCGTGA
- a CDS encoding cation-translocating P-type ATPase yields the protein MTTATPVTGAVRTVDLAVSGMTCAACSARVERTLNKLDGVRASVNYATERATVQVPAEFDDDVLIERIRKAGYGARLRGDDDEDLTLRRVRDLLRRLVVAAVLAVPLGNLSITLALVPSLRFPGWQLLCLGLAVPVVFWAALPFHRAALRNLRHRSSSMDTLVSLGVLASFTWSAWATLAGGHDPGYWVGFGPTAAGADAIYLDVAAGVTTFLLAGRYFESRSRRSAAGLLAALDALAAKDVRVLRDGVERMVPVGELAVGDLFVVKPGEALAADGVVDSGQSTVDLSAVTGEPVPAEAGPGDRVIGASVNRDGRLVVRATAVGAHTQLAQMTALAERAQARKASVQRLVDRICAVFVPVVLVLSLLTLGGWLLTGHPVRDAFTAAVSVLIIACPCALGLATPTALMAGVGRGVQLGILIKGPDALEAGRRIDTVVLDKTGTVTTGRMTVTGVHPAPGRSRGDLLWFAGATEAGSEHAIAAAVVTAARAELADLPDVTGFTALPGLGAQGTVDGRVVLAGSPKLFADRAVVLDAGFEALVDAAHRAGAVPVLVAVDGEVAGLLVVRDVVKPSAAAAVTALRELGLRTVLLTGDHEIPARAVGAEIGVDEVWAGVLPADKARAVEELRAAGSRVAVVGDGVNDGPALATADLGMAMAHGSDIALRSADVVLVREDLNVVPDAIRLADHTLRTIRGNLVWAFGYNVAALPLAALGLLNPLIAGAAMSLSSVLVVSNSLRLRSFSRPRA from the coding sequence ATGACCACCGCAACCCCGGTCACCGGGGCGGTCCGCACGGTCGACCTGGCCGTGTCGGGCATGACGTGCGCGGCCTGCTCGGCGCGGGTCGAACGCACCCTGAACAAGCTCGACGGCGTCCGCGCCTCGGTCAACTACGCCACCGAGCGGGCCACCGTGCAGGTGCCCGCCGAGTTCGACGACGACGTGCTGATCGAGCGGATCCGCAAGGCGGGCTACGGCGCCCGCCTCCGGGGTGACGACGACGAGGACCTCACGCTGCGGCGGGTCCGCGACCTGCTGCGCCGGCTGGTCGTCGCGGCGGTGCTCGCCGTGCCGCTGGGCAACCTCTCCATCACCCTGGCCCTGGTCCCGTCGCTGCGGTTCCCCGGCTGGCAGCTGCTCTGCCTCGGCCTCGCGGTGCCGGTGGTGTTCTGGGCGGCGCTGCCGTTCCACCGGGCCGCCCTGCGCAACCTGCGGCACCGATCGTCCAGTATGGACACGCTGGTGTCGCTCGGTGTCCTGGCTTCCTTCACGTGGTCGGCGTGGGCGACCTTGGCCGGCGGCCACGACCCCGGCTACTGGGTCGGGTTCGGGCCGACCGCGGCCGGCGCGGACGCGATCTACCTCGACGTCGCCGCCGGCGTGACGACCTTCCTGCTGGCCGGCCGCTACTTCGAGAGCCGGTCACGCCGCAGCGCCGCCGGGCTGCTGGCCGCTCTCGACGCGCTCGCCGCGAAAGACGTGCGGGTGCTGCGCGACGGCGTCGAGCGGATGGTGCCGGTGGGGGAGCTGGCCGTCGGCGACCTGTTCGTGGTGAAGCCGGGGGAGGCGCTCGCCGCCGACGGCGTGGTCGACAGTGGACAGTCCACTGTGGATCTCAGCGCGGTCACCGGGGAGCCGGTGCCCGCGGAGGCCGGGCCGGGTGACCGGGTGATCGGCGCGTCGGTGAACCGGGACGGCCGCCTGGTCGTGCGCGCCACGGCCGTCGGCGCCCACACCCAGCTCGCGCAGATGACCGCGCTCGCCGAGCGGGCCCAGGCGCGCAAGGCGTCGGTGCAGCGGCTGGTGGACCGGATCTGCGCGGTGTTCGTGCCGGTCGTGCTCGTGCTGTCGCTGCTCACCCTCGGCGGGTGGCTGCTCACCGGGCACCCGGTGCGTGACGCGTTCACCGCGGCGGTGTCGGTGCTGATCATCGCCTGCCCGTGCGCGCTGGGCCTGGCGACGCCGACCGCGCTGATGGCCGGGGTCGGCCGCGGTGTCCAGCTGGGCATCCTCATCAAGGGCCCGGACGCGCTGGAGGCCGGCCGGCGGATCGACACCGTCGTGCTCGACAAGACCGGCACCGTGACCACCGGCCGGATGACCGTCACCGGTGTCCACCCGGCGCCCGGCCGCAGCCGCGGCGACCTGCTGTGGTTCGCCGGCGCGACCGAAGCCGGCTCCGAGCACGCCATCGCCGCGGCCGTCGTGACGGCGGCGCGCGCGGAACTCGCCGACCTTCCCGACGTCACCGGGTTCACGGCGCTGCCCGGGCTGGGCGCGCAGGGCACAGTGGACGGTCGCGTGGTCCTGGCCGGCAGCCCGAAGCTGTTCGCCGACCGCGCCGTCGTCCTCGACGCCGGGTTCGAGGCGCTCGTGGACGCCGCACACCGGGCCGGCGCGGTGCCGGTGCTCGTCGCCGTCGACGGCGAGGTGGCCGGGCTGCTCGTGGTCCGCGACGTCGTGAAGCCCTCGGCCGCGGCGGCCGTGACCGCGCTGCGTGAGCTGGGCCTGCGGACCGTGCTGCTCACCGGCGACCACGAGATCCCGGCCCGGGCCGTCGGCGCCGAGATCGGCGTCGACGAGGTCTGGGCGGGCGTGCTGCCGGCTGACAAGGCCCGTGCGGTCGAGGAGCTGCGCGCCGCGGGCTCCCGGGTCGCCGTGGTCGGCGACGGCGTCAACGACGGCCCGGCGCTCGCGACCGCCGACCTCGGCATGGCCATGGCCCACGGCAGCGACATCGCGCTCCGCTCGGCCGACGTGGTCCTCGTGCGGGAGGACCTGAATGTCGTCCCGGACGCCATCCGGCTCGCCGACCACACGCTGCGGACGATCCGCGGCAACCTCGTGTGGGCCTTCGGCTACAACGTGGCCGCGCTCCCGCTGGCCGCGCTCGGCCTGCTCAACCCCTTGATCGCCGGCGCCGCGATGTCGCTGTCGTCGGTCCTGGTGGTCTCCAACAGCCTGCGGCTGCGGTCGTTCAGCCGGCCGAGGGCGTGA
- a CDS encoding cytochrome c oxidase assembly protein → MKTSGFRAVVVTAVVAGLALLLLVVATAGDVYGPLGNADPGPLTTYGFAVVRFVADAAAAGAFGGLVFAAFVAPGRRGGALSADAFAASRFAAGSAACWLAAAAVAVPFSAAVAAGLPVARVLRPEVFLPTLSATEEPKAWLCVAVAAAVVTALAWPAMAWRTVVAAAVVAAAGLLPLVAVGHVSVGAGHDVATNAMFWHVPAASAWLGALVALPARLRRGPVPDLVLRRYHRLSVTCFAVVATSGAVSGLVLTRPDGLVGRYGLVLAVETALLVGAGLLLAAWRRRQRGVRLVVAELLLLALGTGGSAALTVLVPPAFPNHPATVQETVLGYGLDAPQTFARLVGEWRPDLLFAPVALIAVTAYLLAVRRLRRRGDHWPPGRVVAWLAGWAIVLVVTSSGLGVYAPGTFSLHMVTHMALNMFAPVLLVLGGPVTLALRALPAGAHGDVPGAREWVTSLLHAPVTRFFAHPAVAAILFAGSFYVLYFSDLFGQAMLYHWAHQLMKAHFLASGYLFAWVVVGADRTPRQLPHLARLGMVFAVMPFHAFFGVILMSKQTVIASTYYHYLALPWAGDLLADQRLGGGIAWASGEIPMVVMVVALLVQWSRDDERRARRADRSGDGDFDAYNAMLAQLAGRRN, encoded by the coding sequence GTGAAGACGTCCGGGTTCCGCGCCGTGGTCGTGACGGCGGTGGTGGCCGGGCTGGCGCTGCTGCTGCTCGTGGTCGCCACGGCGGGCGATGTGTACGGCCCGCTGGGCAACGCCGACCCGGGGCCGCTGACGACCTACGGCTTCGCGGTGGTCCGGTTCGTGGCCGACGCCGCGGCCGCAGGAGCGTTCGGTGGCTTGGTGTTCGCCGCGTTCGTCGCGCCCGGACGACGGGGCGGGGCCCTGTCGGCCGACGCCTTCGCGGCCTCCCGGTTCGCCGCCGGCAGTGCGGCGTGCTGGCTGGCGGCGGCCGCGGTCGCCGTGCCGTTCTCGGCGGCGGTCGCGGCGGGGCTGCCGGTCGCGCGCGTGCTGCGGCCCGAGGTGTTCCTGCCGACGCTCAGCGCCACCGAGGAACCGAAGGCCTGGCTCTGCGTCGCGGTCGCGGCGGCGGTGGTGACCGCGCTGGCCTGGCCCGCGATGGCCTGGCGCACCGTCGTCGCGGCCGCCGTGGTCGCCGCCGCCGGGCTGCTCCCGCTGGTCGCCGTCGGGCACGTGTCGGTCGGCGCGGGACACGACGTGGCGACCAACGCGATGTTCTGGCACGTGCCGGCGGCGAGTGCCTGGCTCGGCGCGCTGGTGGCGTTGCCGGCCCGGCTGCGCCGGGGGCCGGTGCCGGACTTGGTGCTGCGCCGCTACCACCGGCTGTCGGTGACGTGCTTCGCCGTGGTCGCGACGTCCGGGGCGGTCTCCGGTCTTGTCCTGACCCGGCCGGACGGCTTGGTCGGCCGCTACGGTCTCGTGCTCGCCGTCGAGACCGCTTTGCTCGTCGGCGCGGGGCTGCTGCTGGCCGCGTGGCGACGGCGGCAGCGCGGCGTCCGGCTGGTCGTGGCGGAGCTGCTCCTGCTGGCGCTGGGAACCGGCGGCTCGGCCGCGCTGACCGTGCTCGTGCCGCCGGCTTTCCCGAACCATCCGGCGACCGTGCAGGAAACCGTGCTCGGCTACGGCCTCGACGCCCCGCAGACGTTCGCCCGGCTGGTCGGGGAGTGGCGTCCGGACCTGCTGTTCGCGCCCGTCGCGCTGATCGCGGTGACGGCCTACCTGCTCGCAGTGCGGCGGCTGCGACGCCGTGGTGACCACTGGCCGCCGGGGCGGGTGGTCGCCTGGCTCGCCGGCTGGGCGATCGTCCTCGTCGTGACGTCCTCGGGACTCGGCGTCTACGCGCCCGGGACGTTCAGCCTGCACATGGTCACGCACATGGCGTTGAACATGTTCGCGCCGGTGCTGCTCGTGCTCGGCGGCCCGGTCACCCTCGCGCTGCGTGCGCTCCCCGCGGGTGCCCACGGCGACGTCCCCGGTGCGCGGGAGTGGGTGACGTCGTTGCTGCACGCGCCGGTGACCCGGTTCTTCGCGCACCCCGCGGTGGCCGCGATCCTGTTCGCCGGGTCGTTCTACGTGCTCTACTTCTCGGACCTGTTCGGTCAGGCGATGCTCTACCACTGGGCGCACCAGCTGATGAAGGCCCACTTCCTGGCGTCGGGTTACCTGTTCGCCTGGGTCGTGGTCGGTGCGGACCGGACACCCCGGCAGCTGCCGCACCTCGCGCGGCTGGGGATGGTGTTCGCGGTCATGCCGTTCCACGCTTTCTTCGGCGTGATCCTGATGAGCAAACAGACCGTGATCGCCTCCACCTACTACCACTACCTCGCGCTGCCGTGGGCCGGTGACCTGCTCGCCGATCAGCGCCTCGGCGGCGGCATCGCCTGGGCCAGTGGGGAAATCCCGATGGTCGTCATGGTGGTCGCCCTGCTGGTGCAGTGGTCGCGCGACGACGAACGCCGCGCCCGGCGGGCCGACCGCAGCGGCGACGGGGACTTCGACGCCTACAACGCGATGCTCGCCCAGCTCGCGGGACGAAGGAACTGA
- a CDS encoding heavy-metal-associated domain-containing protein, producing MTQTTYAVTGMTCGHCASSVREELGELVRVAGCQLVR from the coding sequence ATGACCCAGACGACGTACGCGGTGACCGGGATGACCTGCGGGCACTGCGCCAGTTCGGTCCGCGAGGAGCTCGGCGAGCTGGTCCGGGTCGCGGGCTGCCAGCTCGTCCGATGA
- a CDS encoding DUF6131 family protein, whose protein sequence is MIILGVILIVLGFLIGIPVLYTIGIVLAVAGVILAVLGGTGRKVGGRGHWY, encoded by the coding sequence GTGATCATCCTCGGCGTCATCCTGATCGTCCTCGGCTTTCTCATCGGCATCCCCGTGCTGTACACGATCGGCATCGTCCTGGCCGTCGCCGGCGTCATCCTCGCCGTCCTGGGTGGGACCGGGCGCAAGGTCGGCGGCCGCGGGCACTGGTACTGA
- a CDS encoding sigma-70 family RNA polymerase sigma factor, whose protein sequence is MNSSRDRDDERITALALAAARGDQRAYADWVRSTQADVWRFVAHLTDSVIADDLTQETYARAVTALTRFAGRSSSRTWLLSIARRAVVDHFRARSARPRLSGQDWTAAAEEQSARGRAGSAGFEEVVEVGLLLRDLDGERREALVLTQLLGYTYAEAAEICGCPIGTVRSRVARAREDLLTARDERGNVI, encoded by the coding sequence GTGAACTCCAGCCGGGATCGTGACGACGAACGGATCACCGCGCTCGCCCTCGCCGCGGCGCGCGGTGACCAGCGCGCCTACGCGGACTGGGTGCGCTCGACCCAGGCCGACGTCTGGCGGTTCGTGGCCCACCTGACCGACTCGGTGATCGCCGACGACCTGACGCAGGAAACGTACGCCCGCGCGGTGACCGCGCTCACCCGGTTCGCCGGGCGGTCGTCGTCGCGCACCTGGCTGCTGTCGATCGCCCGCCGGGCCGTGGTCGACCACTTCCGGGCGCGCTCGGCGCGACCGCGGCTGTCCGGTCAGGACTGGACGGCGGCGGCCGAAGAACAGTCCGCCCGCGGCCGGGCGGGCTCGGCCGGGTTCGAAGAGGTCGTCGAGGTCGGGCTGTTGTTGCGGGACCTGGACGGCGAGCGGCGCGAGGCGCTCGTGCTGACCCAGCTGCTCGGCTACACCTACGCCGAGGCCGCCGAGATCTGCGGCTGCCCGATCGGGACCGTGCGTTCCCGCGTCGCCCGGGCCCGCGAGGACCTGCTGACCGCGCGCGACGAGCGCGGCAACGTCATCTGA
- a CDS encoding DUF5134 domain-containing protein yields the protein MITTEGLRWILTALFVLTGAFCAYRCARQGTAAERVGDVLHVVMCVAMVVMAWPAGMGFARLPQTVLFGLAAVWFAGVAVTGAAHADHGGRRAASYHVVMMAAMAWMVFVMPRAMSGMSGGGMMDMPGHPGMTMPVAGSGSGTPVDVRVVALVLLAAFVVAGLVFLSRAFDDARASGPPLRFLGRGADGAMALGMGLMLLTMA from the coding sequence ATGATCACGACTGAAGGCCTGCGCTGGATCCTGACGGCGTTGTTCGTGCTCACCGGGGCGTTCTGCGCCTACCGGTGCGCGCGGCAGGGGACCGCCGCGGAGCGGGTCGGCGACGTCCTCCACGTCGTCATGTGCGTCGCGATGGTGGTGATGGCGTGGCCTGCGGGCATGGGCTTCGCGCGGCTACCGCAGACCGTCCTGTTCGGACTCGCGGCGGTGTGGTTCGCCGGCGTGGCGGTGACCGGCGCCGCGCACGCCGACCACGGCGGCCGCCGGGCGGCGAGCTACCACGTGGTGATGATGGCGGCCATGGCGTGGATGGTGTTCGTGATGCCGCGGGCGATGAGCGGCATGTCCGGCGGCGGGATGATGGACATGCCTGGGCATCCCGGGATGACCATGCCCGTCGCCGGCTCCGGCAGTGGCACTCCGGTCGACGTGCGGGTCGTCGCGCTCGTGCTGCTGGCCGCGTTCGTGGTGGCGGGCCTGGTCTTCCTGTCCCGGGCGTTCGACGACGCGCGGGCGTCGGGGCCGCCCCTGCGGTTCCTGGGTCGCGGCGCCGACGGCGCGATGGCCCTCGGCATGGGCCTGATGCTGCTGACCATGGCCTGA
- a CDS encoding PepSY domain-containing protein produces the protein MSIEEREKLVPEPVAEPRAGWASIRPLVLRLHFYAGVFISPFLLVAAVTGLAYVWAPQAEQAVYDRELHVPAAPGTVPLDQQAAAARALVPDGTLTGVRPGMTPTDTTQVIFDRPGLEASYHWTVFVDPHTGDVRGRLETYGSGQAMPLRSWIDVLHRSLHLGDFGRLYSELAASWLWVVALAGLALWLGRRRRKRVSAPSPRAKLLTWHGRTGLVLATGLLFLSATGLTWSQYAGDSISELRSQLDWTSPSVSATVPASSGRDIGFDGAREATLRAGLADPVEVRPPAGPGKAYVVAQVGRSWPVRADSMAVDPATGTVTDTLRFADYNLAAKLSTWGIDAHMGFLFGIWNQIALTLLAVVLVAVIVWGYRMWWLRRPTRGEARFGRPPARGAWRRIPGRVLAPAVVVVAVVGYYLPLFGLSLLGFVIVDGLLELRRRKVDA, from the coding sequence ATGTCCATCGAAGAGCGCGAAAAGCTCGTACCGGAGCCGGTTGCCGAGCCGCGGGCCGGCTGGGCGTCGATCCGGCCGCTGGTGCTGCGCCTGCACTTCTACGCCGGTGTCTTCATCAGCCCGTTCCTGCTCGTGGCCGCGGTCACCGGGCTGGCCTACGTCTGGGCACCGCAGGCGGAACAGGCCGTCTACGACCGGGAACTGCACGTGCCCGCGGCGCCGGGCACCGTCCCGCTGGACCAGCAGGCCGCGGCGGCGCGGGCCCTCGTGCCGGACGGCACGCTGACCGGGGTGCGGCCCGGGATGACGCCGACCGACACGACGCAGGTGATCTTCGACCGGCCCGGTTTGGAAGCCAGCTACCACTGGACGGTGTTCGTCGACCCGCACACCGGCGACGTCCGCGGCCGGCTGGAGACCTACGGCTCGGGGCAGGCGATGCCGTTGCGGAGCTGGATCGACGTCCTGCACCGCAGCCTCCACCTCGGCGACTTCGGCCGCCTGTACAGCGAACTGGCCGCCAGCTGGCTGTGGGTCGTCGCGCTGGCCGGCCTGGCGCTCTGGCTCGGCCGGCGCCGCCGCAAGCGCGTGTCGGCGCCAAGCCCCCGGGCCAAGCTGCTGACCTGGCACGGCCGAACCGGCCTGGTTCTCGCGACCGGGCTGCTGTTCCTGTCCGCCACCGGCCTGACGTGGTCGCAGTACGCCGGCGACAGCATCAGCGAACTGCGCTCGCAGCTGGACTGGACCTCACCTTCGGTGTCGGCCACGGTCCCCGCGTCGAGCGGACGCGACATCGGCTTCGACGGCGCGCGCGAAGCCACGCTGCGGGCCGGGCTGGCCGACCCGGTCGAGGTCCGCCCGCCGGCCGGGCCGGGCAAGGCCTACGTCGTGGCGCAGGTCGGCCGGAGCTGGCCGGTGCGGGCCGATTCGATGGCCGTCGACCCGGCGACCGGGACCGTCACCGACACCCTGCGGTTCGCGGACTACAACCTCGCGGCGAAGCTGAGCACGTGGGGGATCGACGCCCACATGGGCTTCCTCTTCGGGATCTGGAACCAGATCGCCTTGACGCTGCTGGCGGTCGTGCTGGTCGCCGTGATCGTCTGGGGCTACCGGATGTGGTGGCTGCGGCGGCCGACGCGCGGCGAGGCCCGGTTCGGCCGGCCGCCGGCGCGCGGAGCGTGGCGGCGGATCCCGGGTCGGGTGCTGGCCCCGGCGGTGGTCGTGGTCGCCGTCGTCGGCTACTACCTGCCGTTGTTCGGGTTGTCACTGCTGGGTTTCGTCATCGTGGACGGCCTGCTCGAGCTGCGCCGGCGGAAGGTGGACGCATGA
- a CDS encoding sigma-70 family RNA polymerase sigma factor — protein sequence MRPERANDADITRWALLAGRGDGPALEQFLRATQPFVWRFVAGLCDAQSADDLSQETYLRALGSLHRFKGDSSARTWLLSIARRTVADHIRALQARPRRSSVTDWEAAAERAEPARAARFDEQVVLDQLVQALDVDRRDAFVLTQTLGLSYADAAEVCGCPVGTIRSRVARAREDLLAAMAGVRPGYPAVS from the coding sequence GTGAGGCCAGAACGCGCGAACGACGCCGACATCACGCGGTGGGCCCTGCTCGCCGGCCGCGGCGACGGCCCGGCTCTCGAGCAGTTCCTCCGCGCCACCCAGCCCTTCGTCTGGCGGTTCGTCGCCGGGCTCTGCGACGCGCAGTCGGCGGACGACCTGAGCCAGGAGACCTACCTGCGGGCGCTGGGCAGCCTGCACCGGTTCAAGGGCGACTCCTCGGCCCGGACCTGGCTGCTGTCCATCGCGCGGCGGACGGTCGCCGACCACATCCGCGCGCTGCAGGCCCGGCCGCGCCGGTCGTCGGTGACCGACTGGGAGGCCGCGGCGGAGCGCGCCGAGCCGGCCCGCGCGGCGCGGTTCGACGAGCAGGTCGTGCTCGACCAGCTGGTCCAGGCCCTCGACGTCGACCGGCGCGACGCGTTCGTGCTGACGCAGACGCTGGGACTGTCCTATGCGGACGCCGCGGAAGTCTGCGGGTGTCCCGTGGGCACGATCCGCTCCCGCGTCGCCCGGGCACGGGAAGACCTGCTGGCGGCGATGGCCGGAGTCCGGCCGGGGTATCCGGCGGTCAGCTGA